A window of Numenius arquata chromosome 6, bNumArq3.hap1.1, whole genome shotgun sequence contains these coding sequences:
- the RASGRP1 gene encoding RAS guanyl-releasing protein 1 produces the protein MGTLGRRRENQQPAQACSTAPESPLELKQISHSPSLSNLAQVTMVPLGHLAKGATLEDLLETCIQSFDLEGNAYQNNQLLKIILAMHQFIISSADMLQKVIDLYLNALENKSSILCVKICYFVRYWITEFWVMFKMDSKLSTTMEEFQELVKANGEELHCRLIDTTQINSRDWSRKLTQRVKANTSKKRKVSLLFDHLEPEELSDHLTYLEFKSFRRISFSDYQNYIVNSCVKENPTMERSIALCNGISQWVQLMVLSRPTPQLRAEVFIKFIHVAQKLHQLQNFNTLMAVIGGLCHSSISRLKETSSCVPHDVIKVFNEMTELLSSYRNYDSYRRAYNECSNFKIPILGVHLKDLISLYEGMPDYLEDKKINIYKLYSLYNHINELIQLQEIPLPLEANMDLVHLLTLSLDLYYTEDEIYELSYAREPRSHRAAPLTPSRPPVVVDWASGVAPKPDPKTVSKHVQRMVDSVFKNYDHDQDGYISQEEFEKIAASFPFSFCVMAKDWEGLISRDEITAYFMRASSIYSKLGLGFAHNFQETTYLRPTFCDNCAGFLWGVIKQGYRCKDCGMNCHKQCKDLVVIECKRRPKTSVADSSPTSALPSSLCPVGVKEQFHGQEEGPFTFPNGEVVEHNEDSKDRTIMLMGSSAQKISVRLKPAVVHKGIQTDSILLAGDVSRRRTEKKEHRMPENPYLQAAPPSPCPSPILGRKKAYVKWENKDSSQKMKEERHSCKPSYQELEQERNILKADNEGLKIQLEQAHKTIESLTIQTRNHVVDNLHHSDCS, from the exons atttagaaGGAAACGCATATCAAAACAACCAGCTGCTAAAGATAATTCTGGCTATGCACCAGTTTATCATCTCCTCTGCTGACATGCTCCAGAAAGTCATTGATCT CTATCttaatgctttagaaaataaatcttcCATTCTGTGTGTAAAGATATGCTATTTTGTCAG GTATTGGATTACAGAGTTCTGGGTTATGTTCAAAATGGACTCTAAACTATCCACAACTATGGAAGAATTTCAAGAACTGGTTAAAGCTAATGGTGAGGAGTTACACTGTCGTCTGATTGACACAACTCAAAT AAATTCTAGGGATTGGTCTAGAAAGCTGACACAGCGTGTAAAGGCCAACACCAGTAAGAAACGGAAAGTCTCACTTCTTTTTGATCACCTTGAACCAGAAGAGCTGTCAGACCACCTTACCTATCTTGAATTTAAGTCTTTCAGAAGAATATCA ttctcAGATTATCAGAACTACATTGTGAATAGTTGTGTGAAGGAGAATCCAACAATGGAAAGATCAATTGCTCTTTGCAATGGTATCTCTCAGTGGGTGCAGCTCATGGTTCTCAGCAGACCAACACCACAGCTTCGGGCTGAAGTGTTCATCAAGTTCATCCATGTTGCACAG AAGCTCCACCAGCTGCAGAATTTCAATACGTTAATGGCAGTGATAGGAGGTCTCTGTCACAGTTCCATTTCCAGACTCAAGGAAACAAGCTCATGTGTTCCTCATGATGTAATTAAG gtgtTTAATGAAATGACTGAACTGCTTTCATCATACAGAAATTATGATAGTTACCGACGTGCCTATAATGAGTGCAGTAACTTTAAGATTCCAATCCTTGGGGTCCACCTGAAAGACTTGATATCACTTTATGAGGGCATGCCAGACTACTTAGAGGacaaaaaaattaacatataCAAACTATACTCTCTGTATAACCACATAAATGAGCTGATACAACTCCAGGAAATTCCGCTTCCCCTGGAGGCTAATATGGACCTTGTTCATTTGCTTACA CTGTCTCTTGATCTTTACTACACAGAAGATGAAATTTATGAGCTTTCCTATGCACGAGAGCCACGAAGTCACCGAGCTGCT CCTTTGACACCTTCCAGACCACCAGTAGTTGTAGACTGGGCCTCGGGAGTAGCCCCAAAACCTGATCCAAAAACCGTCAGCAAACACGTTCAGAGGATGGTAGAT TCTGTCTTCAAAAATTATGACCATGATCAGGATGGATACATTTCCCAGGAAGAATTTGAAAAGATAGCTGCCAGTTTTCCATTCTCATTTTGTGTAATGGCTAAGGACTG gGAAGGTCTGATTAGCAGGGATGAAATAACAGCTTATTTTATGAGGGCTAGCTCAATCTACTCCAAACTAGGACTTGGCTTTGCTCACAACTTCCAAGAGACCACTTACTTAAGGCCTACTTTCTGCGACAACTGTGCTGGATTT CTATGGGGAGTCATTAAACAAGGATACAGATGCAAAG ACTGCGGAATGAACTGTCACAAGCAATGCAAAGACCTGGTTGTGATAGAGTGCAAGAGAAGACCCAAAACTTCAGTTGCAGACAGCAGCCCAACATCTGCTCTTCCTTCAAGCCTCTGCCCAGTAGGAGTCAAAGAGCAATTCCATG GACAAGAAGAAGGGCCCTTCACATTTCCTAATGGAGAAGTAGTGGAGCACAATGAAGACAGCAAGGACCGGACCATTATGCTCATGGGTTCCTCAGCTCAGAAAATCTCAGTGAGACTGAAACCAGCTGTGGTTCATAAAGGTATACAGACTGATTCCATACTCCTGGCCGGCGATGTATCTCGTAGGCggacagagaagaaagaacataGGATGCCAGAAAATCCTTATCTCCAGGCAGCTCCACCATCCCCATGTCCAAGCCCAATTCTAGGGCGCAAAAAGGCATACGTTAAATGGGAAAACAAGGACTCCAGCCAGAAAATGAAGGAGGAGCGTCACAGCTGTAAACCCTCGTACCAGGAGCTTGAGCAG gAAAGAAATATTCTAAAGGCAGACAATGAAGGTTTAAAGATCCAACTGGAACAGGCACACAAGACAATTGAATCTCTCACAATCCAGACAAGAAACCACGTAGTCGACAACCTCCACCACAGCGACTGCTCCTAG